The following is a genomic window from Thermotoga sp. Mc24.
TCTCAGGCATCGACGTGATCGAAGCAGAAAACGGAGAGAAAGCCGTCGAACTTTCGAAAGACGTCGATGTCGCACTGGTGGATGTGATGCTTCCAGGGATGAGTGGAATAGAAGTGGTGAACAAGATAAAAGCGAAGAATCCATCCTGTGTGGTCTTCGTCGTAACTGCGTATGACGACACCGGAATAATAAAAAAATGTGTGGAGGTGGGAACCGACGATTTTATTAAAAAACCTGTCAATCTCGAACTTTTGAGACTGAAAATAACCCACGCCCTCAGAAACAGAGTCTTTCATCTGTACAGAAACAGCTATCTGAAATCGTTGAAGAAAAAACTTTTCCTTTTGGAAAAAACTGCGGAGGAGTTCTTCACAGAATACGAAGACTTTCTCTTCGAAGTTCTGGAAATACTGAACATGCTTTCCGAATACAGGGACATGGAGACACACAAACACACAGAGAGGGTTGGATGGCTCTCAGGAAGGATCGCTGAAGAGATGGGAATGAGCGAGGTTTTCGTCACAGAGATTCAGTTCGCTGCTCCCCTCCACGATATTGGAAAGATCGGAATACCCGATAGAATTCTGTTGAAGCCCGGTATTCTCACACCGGAAGAGTTCGAAATCATGAAACAGCACACCACCATCGGATTCAGAATCCTCAGCCGGAGCAACTCCCCTATCCTTCAACTCGGAGCGGAGATCGCTCTCACGCACCACGAAAGATGGAATGGGGCCGGGTATCCCAGGGGACTGAAGGGGAGAGAAATACCCATTTCTGGTCTCATCGTAGCGGTGGCGGACAGTTTC
Proteins encoded in this region:
- a CDS encoding cyclic di-GMP phosphodiesterase, yielding MTVLIVEDDDITREAMGQYLKLSGIDVIEAENGEKAVELSKDVDVALVDVMLPGMSGIEVVNKIKAKNPSCVVFVVTAYDDTGIIKKCVEVGTDDFIKKPVNLELLRLKITHALRNRVFHLYRNSYLKSLKKKLFLLEKTAEEFFTEYEDFLFEVLEILNMLSEYRDMETHKHTERVGWLSGRIAEEMGMSEVFVTEIQFAAPLHDIGKIGIPDRILLKPGILTPEEFEIMKQHTTIGFRILSRSNSPILQLGAEIALTHHERWNGAGYPRGLKGREIPISGLIVAVADSFDAMVSKRPYKNPKPLEEAFREIESLSGKLYSPEVVEAFLKLEKEITDVYRREKDEDTSNNGRRSHQSSSGEGVEGIR